GTAGTCAACgcgaaaagaagaagagaagaggaaaCCGTAAAGTTAGAAAACAAGATTTTTCATAACACCTGATGGGAGAAGCCGTTTGAGGAGCATTGATGGAAGGAAGACGAAGCTTCTTCTGGAAAgacaagaagaaaacaaagtgaaaatgaagaaaaagacagaagcattaaaaaatcaaacagtAATGGTTTGAGTAAAAAGGAAAGGGAGGAAAGACCTTGAGAAATGAAGGAGATGAATGGTTGaaggaagaagttgaagaagaagaagaagaatgaaggaAAGGAGAAAAACGGCgagaagaacaaagaagatAGTTAGGCCTGAGACTAGTAAGGGCGGCGGTGCTCTCCATTTTCTCGTTCTCTAGAGAGTGAACTGTATTCCCTcgtttttactttctttctccCTTCTCTTACAACTGGGAGATCGCTTTGTTCCCTTCCTCTTTATTAATAGTATCTGCGGACGGAAACTGATccttcaaaaaacaaaaattatttcggaaaattaaaattaaaattatttttcctttctttctttttccctcctttttcttttctgggaattccttttttttcttttcctcctttattctataaaatatattcaaaataattctttGAATATAAGATTAATATTTGGTTAAAACCaaggaaataaagaaatatatttataaataggaAATAAATAACTGTCTCAATCTTTATAGTATATGTTCAAATTCTCTCATACATTGTATTAtgcaattaaaaagataaattggAGGGAGATGGCTATTCCTTTGAAATTTAGGaagtgggtttttttttttttttaattttgaaatatatattaatttgtggTAAGGGAATAatcttattttgattttattattttaaaaaaattatatactgagaaaaaaatcagttttcttaaaaattaaaggaagtGCGTTTTTAAGAAACGTGGAAATAGTccaatgaattaaataaatgttacTTATATTTAATGTCCAAAGTTATAACTCTTCACACCACCGTTGACTAAAAgagaacaaatatatatatatatatggaaaagTAATAAGCATTTtagtatattatattattgataaactttattgtcatattttagtttgtgttTATCTTGGTAAGAATTTAATAGTCTGTTTGATTGGggttttattatattagttttaaataggATGTTAGATAAATTCACAGGAACAGAAAGTCTCAATTtacaatcatattttaaagtatatcaTTTTCCTCATATATCACCAAACAATTCATCCAAACGGAGGCTCCCATAAGctaaaacaaattgaattataagtgtcacaaaaaaacaaaggtactccatgtttttttttaaagaaattcaGAGACACTTGATGGTTGAAATAGTCAGTGCTTCTgaacaattattttgtttaataaaagagtgatgtatatatatatatataataaataaataaataaaaaaaagacaaagtaCAGGTAGACGTAGATAGAATATGATGCAATAGGTAAATataatgaagtaaaaaaatgtgtgAGATTATcgattataaattataatgtgtgtgtgtattcaattttaaatagccaaaaataaatagttgATAGAAGAAAACTATTGATTTGCAAAATAGATTAATAAATGAAGTGGAGAAAAAATAACcgtgtaaaattaaataagtttaaaaatacgttattcaaaataaaaactcccGAATTATGAGAACAAACCAAActactaattttcaaactacATTTCTCAATTAATAAAGAGAACTTATGAAACATtgaataaaaaactattaaatgCATGAATTAACTACATATTTAAAGTTCATACTTATGTTTATTGATCACAGATTTAACGAGCAACTGCATACTAAATCTGAGGattcaactaaaatattttaagcgCATCCATAAAAAGCAAAGAGAACATTTTACAAACCCATTCCTTTAACAAACACAGAGTCAACAAAAGAATCATATACACACCACCCAAAGATCAACAACCCCCTTACCTTCAAGGCATGGCTACTAAAACATGAAATGATATTCAAATCCCTTTTATACTATCAAACTCTATGTGTATTGACATCTTAAATTGGAGCAATTTAGATGATATTAACATGCTAGAAATTAAAGCTCCTCTATATCTATGCCTTGGAGGATGGGTGAAGCCACGACACTTCAACACAAGCTCCGCCAAAAATTGGTTTGATTCATCGCCACAAGAAGACCAAagcaaacaataaaaacatatatattctcGAATAACTGCTTCACACATTCCTTTCTCaaaatgtcaagaatttttctttCGCTTCTTCTTAGGACTCTCTGCACAATTCTCTTAACTCTCGAGGAGATGTAATAcctaaataaaagaaaatggcaCATTATGGCATAATTGGAGGTCGATATGAATCATTAATAGAATACTCTAAAATTGGGAACACACTAAAATATTAGCACAAGAGTCTGACACCTCAACAAGCAGAAAATAATAGGTCTGAGTAAccggaaaaaaaaaaatcaatctctAGAACAAACCTTCTGCTCCCAACACTTCCTCCCTTCAAATCATAACATCGCTCACCTCTTATATTCCCTTCCCATTTCACCATCATTTATAGCATATGAGCCGAGTCCTCCATTTTAGGTGGAGGAGACTCCAAACTCTTCGCCAGCagttatttattaaacaaacatTGGGTCCAATCACCaatgtttttattcttttaaactttattgatTACATCCTATTGGTTCAAGGTCCAGTATAAAAGCTAACTCCTTTGAATGAGTAATTCAATTGAAGAAGTATTTTGTCATAAACTCTTTCTATGTCAACTTGTTCACATCAACATGTGATTCCAATGTCAAatgaatttaacaaattatttataaacaatttcaaCTTGATAGCAAAATAATACCTGACAGCAAACAGCAGATTGTTCAACATATCCTAAGCGTAGATGCTGAACCATTACATAGATATCAACACTGCAGGGTAATATACCATCCATAAATTTGGAATGCTCAAATTgcattcaaataaataatgtcaCACAATAAACAGCATACCTTTTCTGAAATAGTTTCCTGATGGTCAGATGACATGTCAGAGTTCTTCTGTTTATAGGTTGTAACTTCAATGATGTTGATGTCTGTACTTACAATAACAACTTCAGCCTCCTTGGCATTTTCCTGGTTATCTGTGGATGACACAAATGCCTTAGGATCCTCAGGCATGTTCATTTGGGTTGCTTCTTCACtgaaatcaaattattcaCTTTAAAATTCTGTTATAAAACTTTGAATACCGAGACATTGTAGAGAGAATAAGAACTAAAGATCAAcataaatgaatgaattgtAGGGAGAATAAGAACTAAAGATCAACACAAATGAATGAATTTTAGGGAGAATAAGAACTAAAGATCAACACAAATGAATGAAGTTGATTTGACAAGACCAAAAAAACATACGGGCAACTAGAATCATCCTCTGTAGGATCCCCAGATATTTCTTCTTGTCTCTGCttcttattgttattttcaaactcCAGTTGTCCTAAGGAATCAGGATGAGTAATGTTGGTAgctctccttttctttccaGTCAAAACCCTATGATCAGACAATGTAACATCATCGACAATCTCAGATTCAAGAACAGGTACTCCATTCATGTTCTTGTTTGCTGGCGGTACTTCAACAATTACTTTCGGTTCTCCAATTGCATATTTCACATCCTGCCTTTCAGTAATAGTTCTTTGAGACTTCTCATTACCCCTATCCATTTCAAACTCAGGAGACTGAAAGAGCTGTCCAGATATTGAGCTTGATTGGTCAGCCTGATTGATTGGATTTTTAACAGGATATCTTGTAGGCGCCCTCTCTCTCTCCGGAGATTGCTTGAATATCAACTCAGAGCAACGTTTAATCCATGAGAAACGAGTAGAAGTAGGAGGTAAATCACCATCTACTTTAAGAACAGATGGGGAGTCAAAGCCATTAGTAATCTTTTGAGTATCTATCTGGTGCTCAGCATCTCTAACAAGTGGCCGCCTTCTTGGATAACTTATTGGCTGAGCAACGTCTAAATCAGATTGGTTCATCTCAGCCACAGCCATATTGTCCAATGCAACTTtcagattttcaaatttctttaaacgTTCAATATCAGCAAGAATTTCCTCCCTGTCAGCATGCAATAACTCTCTCTGTTTTTCTAGTTTCTCCCTTTGAACCTTGAGTTCCTCGATGGAATTGTTCAGTTCGGCCCATTCTCTGTTTCTTCTTTCACGatctaaattaatttccatTCTCTcagtttcaagtttttttgtttccaatgCAACCTCTTCCAAATCCTTAGTTGCTTTGTCTTTAAGGAAGTTAATTTTATCCAGTTCGTTCTTCTTTTCTTGCTCAAAGTTCTTTAGTTTTTCCCTCAACTGGCCTTCTAATTCTTCACGCCTCTGCTCAAGACAATTCTCAAGCTCCTTCTTCTGTGCCTCAACATCCATTAGCAAGTCTTTACGTTCTTGCTGCATTTTATTCAACCACTCAGACCGTTCACATGTCATCTTGTTCAAGAATTCCTCACGCTCACGAGAAAGTGTCTCCCTATCATTCTTGAATTGTTTTCGCATTACCTCCCTCTCCAATCTAAGACCATCACGTTCATCTTTGATAAACTTGGACACAGCTAACCGCTCTGCAGCTAGAATTTCAGCTTCAGTGCGCAGctcctctcttttttcatCAATCATTTCCCACTCAGCTTCAAATTTGGCCTTCTCAACCATCAACTTATCTGCCTCATCCATCAATTCCAATTTCTGGACTCTAACTGAATCAAGTTCTTCTTTAAGCTTCATCTCTAGTAGGGATAATTCATTTGTTTCACTCCTAAAGGCTTCAAGCTTGTCCTTTGCACAATCAACTTGTTTTCTTCTGTCTTCGAGAGAATCAAGGGAGCACTGAAGATCTCGTTTCATTTTAGAGCACTCGTCTTTCTCTTTCTGCAGGAGTACTTTACTAAGTTCAAGCTCTTGTTCAAGAGCCTTCAGgttcttctctttctcatcAAGAGACTTGGATAATTCTTCTACCTCTTTCTCCTTTGCTACCAACGATCTAGATTGAACCTCCAAGTCATATTCCTTTTCCAAGATTTGCTCATCCCGCTGTTTAAGGTCCATCTCTCTCAACTCCCAGGCACGTCTtttgctttcaatttcatcttcaACTGCTTTTTGCTTAATTTGCAGCTCAGCATCAAAGTCTGATATCTTTGTTCTCAAAGTACTTTCATGGTTCGCAACaactttttgaatttcattctGCAGAACCCAATCagagaagaataaaaagtaatgAGTGCTTCAAAAGGTAGTTCAGTACAACATAGAATGAAACAGGATGCATTCCAGGAAGGAAAAAGTTAACATAATCCTTAAGGTGCaagtaaaattaataagaagaaCCAGAGTGATGCAAAAGTAGATAAAGACTAGGTTAGAGAAACTCACGGTTTCTTTTGTTGCAATTTTTTCCTCTAAAACAAGTAGCTCTTGCTGTCTCCTGTTCATCATAATTTCCATTCTATTGACAGCCTGAAAACCCAGAAGGTGAACCAATATTATTTTCAGGACAAAGCAATAACTTATTCACAGGATATTACGCTATCCAAAATAAGGGGGAAAGAATTAACCTCTTCTCTCTTTGATAAAGACGCTTCATAAAGTTGCATCTTGGACTTCTCATCATGAACTGCTCTGCGCTCATTCTCAATGCTAGCTCTTAACTCCTCCAACTCTTTTTCAGATCGACTTAGCTCTTGAGTCTTGCTTAATATATACTCCTCCCGCTGATTAAGCAAA
This DNA window, taken from Cucumis sativus cultivar 9930 chromosome 6, Cucumber_9930_V3, whole genome shotgun sequence, encodes the following:
- the LOC101217664 gene encoding protein CROWDED NUCLEI 4 yields the protein MASPQSAGLTLSSGKGLSLTPGSRVLQTPLADEAIWRRLKEAGFDEESIKRRDKAALIAYIAKLEAEMFDHQHHMGLLILERKELASDYEQMKSKAETAELMYRRDQAAHLSALTEAKKREDNLKKAIGIKEECVASLEKALHEMRLESAEIKVAAESRLAEARIMMEDAQKKFVEAEAKLHAAESLQAESNRCNRAAERKLHEVEAREDDLRRRMACFKSDCDKKGEEIVLERQSLSERQKALQQEHERLLDGQALLNQREEYILSKTQELSRSEKELEELRASIENERRAVHDEKSKMQLYEASLSKREEAVNRMEIMMNRRQQELLVLEEKIATKETNEIQKVVANHESTLRTKISDFDAELQIKQKAVEDEIESKRRAWELREMDLKQRDEQILEKEYDLEVQSRSLVAKEKEVEELSKSLDEKEKNLKALEQELELSKVLLQKEKDECSKMKRDLQCSLDSLEDRRKQVDCAKDKLEAFRSETNELSLLEMKLKEELDSVRVQKLELMDEADKLMVEKAKFEAEWEMIDEKREELRTEAEILAAERLAVSKFIKDERDGLRLEREVMRKQFKNDRETLSREREEFLNKMTCERSEWLNKMQQERKDLLMDVEAQKKELENCLEQRREELEGQLREKLKNFEQEKKNELDKINFLKDKATKDLEEVALETKKLETERMEINLDRERRNREWAELNNSIEELKVQREKLEKQRELLHADREEILADIERLKKFENLKVALDNMAVAEMNQSDLDVAQPISYPRRRPLVRDAEHQIDTQKITNGFDSPSVLKVDGDLPPTSTRFSWIKRCSELIFKQSPERERAPTRYPVKNPINQADQSSSISGQLFQSPEFEMDRGNEKSQRTITERQDVKYAIGEPKVIVEVPPANKNMNGVPVLESEIVDDVTLSDHRVLTGKKRRATNITHPDSLGQLEFENNNKKQRQEEISGDPTEDDSSCPEEATQMNMPEDPKAFVSSTDNQENAKEAEVVIVSTDINIIEVTTYKQKNSDMSSDHQETISEKVLHLLES